The genomic DNA CTCTTCTGCGCCCGTTTCAATATACCAGAAATCCAAAACTTTTTTGTCACCATGACTTGCACCACCGTTGTCACTCGATGATGTCTTATCAGATCCACCACTACACGCCGTGATCAAGAGCAAAGAACAAATAGCGAGAAACGTCGCTAGTTTTTTCATATACATCCCCCATTTTAAATTGAAAGATTAAAGGCTCTTCTGAGGTAGTTAAGGCTGGTCTCAATACTTTTAATAGGTGAACCTTTGCATTGGTCTTGCTCAACAATCCATCCATTGACATTGAGCCTTTCCCCATAGTCAATAATGGACTCCAACTCAATGCCACCCGTTCCTAACTCTGCAAAAAAACGTTCGCCATCTGTTGTCATATCCTTCAAATGGATTAAAATATTCCTGTTTCGGCAGCGCGTCATCCAATCTTGCGGATTCTGCCCAGCATACTTTAACCAATACACATCCAATTCAATCCCCACCCAATCGGGATTGGTTCCATTGAGAATGAGATCTAACCCTGTTTGATCTTCAAAACGGGTCAATTCAAAATCATGATGGTGATAATAAAAGGTTAAACCTTCCTTCTGACATTTGAATCCCACACGATTGAACAAATCTGCCAGTTGCTGATATCCTTCTTTATTTCGTCTTTCAAGCGGGATCACCGGGCATACCACGCCTTGATTTCCAAGTTCCTTTTGATAAGCCATCACTTCATCTAAATGATGCTCAAGTTGTTCTAACGGGATATGACTCGCGATGGGGACCAGATCAAGGCGATCCAGTTCAGTCCGCAACGCTGCCGCTGACAATCCTCCGTATCCGGCAAATTCCACACTCTTATAGCCTAATGATGCCACCTTTTCCAATGTCCCAATAAAATCTTTTGAACTTTCTTCACGTAATGTGTACATTTGTAAAGCTACGGGTTTTTGCATCATGACTGTCCTCCATTATTCAAACAATTTTGCTCAACCTATCCCATTTCACCTCCCTGATGTAATCGATTACATTTTTGTCCCAGAAGATTCGCGTACAACTAACTTTGTGGGTAATATCACCTTTTGATCCATGATGGTTGTGCCGTTCATACGCTCCAATAATAAGGTCATGGCTTTCTTTCCCATATCAAACATCGGTTGGGCAATAGTTGTTAACCCTGGCTCCATCACAGAGGAAAATTTAATATCATCGAAACCGACGATAGATAGATCATTAGGGATGTGCACCCCCCTGTTATGAGCTGCCTTAATTGCACCCATCGCCATCTCATCATTAGCTGCAAAAACAGCTGTCGGCGGATGGTTCAATGTGAGTAATTGATTCATGATTTGATAACCAGAATCAATGGTGAAATCCCCTTCTTGAATCCATTCATCCTTCACAGGGAGAGCATGACTTTCCAAGGCCTGCACGTAGCCCTTCAGTCTGTCCTGACTCATAGGAAGATCCATAGGACCGGAAATGTGACTTATGCTATCATGGCCAAGTTGAATGAGGTGTTGGGTTGCCTTCCCGCCACTCATCTCGTTATCAACCATCACCGTCGGGCATGGCGGTGGGTCCAAATAATCGGAAACAGAAACCACGGCATCACTTTGCGATGTCTTATCAAAATTCACTTCACGTGGCTGTACAGTTAAAAAGATGACGCCATCCACTTGTTGTTGCCTTAAATAATCAATATAATCGTAATTCGCCTTACTGAAACTTTTATTAGGCTGTTTCAAAATAACTTGGTAGCCCTGTTGATTTGCAACCCATTCAATGCCTGACAAAATCTCTGAAAAAACATTGTTTGAAATTCTTGGAATCACAACAAGAAGCGATTTTGTTTCCGTTTTCCGAAAATTCCTCGCCAATATATTGGGTTTGTAATTTAATGCTTCAATGGCTTGTAGGACTTTATATTTGGTATGATCTTTAACAGATTCTGGTGATTGCAAGACTCGTGAGACCGTTGCTGTTGAAACACCTGATTTTTTAGCGACGTCACTCATTGTTGTCATATAAATGAATACCTTTCTCCAAATGTAATCGATTACATTTTGTTTTATTAAAGTATAGATCTTAAAAATAATTCAGTCAAGAGTAAAAATTAAAATAATTTTGTCAGAGTAGCAATGATTGTTTACTTACATTTAAAAAGGGCTGCGTATCAGCCCTTAAATGGTTAAATAGAGATGTGGAGGATCACTAAAATACTTAATGTCCAGCCGATCAACATGACAGCCGAATAAACCACCCATTCCTTTTTTTTCTCCCCTTTAATTGATCTTGCCATATCCCAAGCTGACAATAAGGCTAGGAAAAGCATAACTATAGACATCTGCACCACCATTTTCTATTTACCTCCCGATAATGACTCGCTTGTTAAGCCCGTTCGTTCAAGAACGACATTCGGGACAATCTTAACTTCCAATTTTGGGAAGACTTGATCCCATCTTTCTTTATAGTCATTCCGCCATTTCCCCGGATATTTTCGATAAACCGCCCGTCCAAATCCAAATATGTCGGACTTAAACTGTTGCTGTGCTTTATCCAACGCGAGATCCATCCTATTCTGAATTTGTTTTTCTAACATCATCGTTAATGATCGGATAGCTTTAGGTTGTTTAAGATTGAGTTTTGAATCATTCTCATACAAAGCGGTCTCAGCGTAGACTTGGACAACAATTTTTAGATGATCTTGATTTAATTTAGGCTGAATTTCCGTCTTTGCCCTTACAATGTTTGTACTAACTTTGCCGCCTCCCTTTTTTTGGGGGACTTTCAATGTAATCACACCATCTTTCACCTTATCGTGAAACCAGAGAACCCCTCGGGTTTCGATGTCATCCATCCATCCAACCAGTTGATCTCTATAAAAGACGCCTGACCCAGATATCGACATATACTTTTCACTACTGGATTGAGACCCCCCAGCAGAAAAACTGGACTCATCTTGTACTTCTAAAGGCTTGATCTTAAATTGCGGAGCAACCGGCTCGATGCCTGTTCCAAGCAACATATTCGTGAAGTCTCTTAGGTTGACCTCGACAAGAATCTCACGCTTCGTCAATTCCCGCATTTCTTCAGAAGGAACCCGTTCCAATTTAGTTTGTATCTCTAATAAATCAGCAGCTTTGCCCTTCGCTACCATAATATAATCATTCAATCGCGATTCAGGATATCTCGTGAAGAAATCAAGGACTTTGGAAACGCCCTCTTGTGCCAACTTCTCTCCTATAAGAATAATCCTGCTGTGGGAAAAAAACACTTTCCGCGGGAGTTTTTCTTGCAGTTTTCGATAAGCAGCCATCACAGTCGCCCCTTTTTCCGAAGCCGTGAAAGTCGTGGGG from Tuberibacillus sp. Marseille-P3662 includes the following:
- a CDS encoding sugar phosphate isomerase/epimerase family protein; the protein is MMQKPVALQMYTLREESSKDFIGTLEKVASLGYKSVEFAGYGGLSAAALRTELDRLDLVPIASHIPLEQLEHHLDEVMAYQKELGNQGVVCPVIPLERRNKEGYQQLADLFNRVGFKCQKEGLTFYYHHHDFELTRFEDQTGLDLILNGTNPDWVGIELDVYWLKYAGQNPQDWMTRCRNRNILIHLKDMTTDGERFFAELGTGGIELESIIDYGERLNVNGWIVEQDQCKGSPIKSIETSLNYLRRAFNLSI
- a CDS encoding LacI family DNA-binding transcriptional regulator, which translates into the protein MTTMSDVAKKSGVSTATVSRVLQSPESVKDHTKYKVLQAIEALNYKPNILARNFRKTETKSLLVVIPRISNNVFSEILSGIEWVANQQGYQVILKQPNKSFSKANYDYIDYLRQQQVDGVIFLTVQPREVNFDKTSQSDAVVSVSDYLDPPPCPTVMVDNEMSGGKATQHLIQLGHDSISHISGPMDLPMSQDRLKGYVQALESHALPVKDEWIQEGDFTIDSGYQIMNQLLTLNHPPTAVFAANDEMAMGAIKAAHNRGVHIPNDLSIVGFDDIKFSSVMEPGLTTIAQPMFDMGKKAMTLLLERMNGTTIMDQKVILPTKLVVRESSGTKM
- a CDS encoding Ger(x)C family spore germination protein yields the protein MKLARILLISIMMLGLTGCWSRVEVNDIAIVTAVGLDEMENGNIRLTLEVAIPNQLVPTGKGGGQGPTTFTASEKGATVMAAYRKLQEKLPRKVFFSHSRIILIGEKLAQEGVSKVLDFFTRYPESRLNDYIMVAKGKAADLLEIQTKLERVPSEEMRELTKREILVEVNLRDFTNMLLGTGIEPVAPQFKIKPLEVQDESSFSAGGSQSSSEKYMSISGSGVFYRDQLVGWMDDIETRGVLWFHDKVKDGVITLKVPQKKGGGKVSTNIVRAKTEIQPKLNQDHLKIVVQVYAETALYENDSKLNLKQPKAIRSLTMMLEKQIQNRMDLALDKAQQQFKSDIFGFGRAVYRKYPGKWRNDYKERWDQVFPKLEVKIVPNVVLERTGLTSESLSGGK